Proteins from a single region of Primulina tabacum isolate GXHZ01 chromosome 5, ASM2559414v2, whole genome shotgun sequence:
- the LOC142544516 gene encoding uncharacterized protein LOC142544516: MGPLQTVVCVKQVKQESVEEWDETMPLPGDIIEGVAEDCADESFIYAKIRSEFNSVLGKINRGGEYVWLKVRRGESTLKLQACVVQDRDMKLQKKFTVRAASDERHIAVLADMTYEKCFQLQEMSRRVVNLDFKGFQRKGMRYDWKSKVGIYLPDRRCTVVSSILFTPLRHECGIEAPTVRAMAWFSAAVSSGIPLVFLNIQTEQIITSENKPVKGKELTHGRQQIINTTVNILQGIRLWFLPGVSEVSLVLIPEPGETRFGMDMKRTEEGFICLSSVTNGTAAERAGMQHLLEQANRTNHLLVISRLQGKSLMPSTVDLEGYIHCCDNAEIKQTIVLAMENAETIQLHLMSWPNQTPRELGAATLRPPN; this comes from the exons ATGGGGCCTCTGCAGACAGTAGTCTGTGTAAAACAAGTGAAGCAAGAGTCAGTAGAAGAATGGGATGAAACCATGCCATTGCCTGGTGACATTATCGAAGGGGTAGCAGAAGATTGTGCTGATGAATCGTTCATATATGCAAAAATAAGGTCAGAATTTAACTCTGTTCTTGGTAAAATAAACCGAGGGGGCGAATACGTGTGGTTAAAGGTGAGACGGGGGGAAAGCACGTTGAAACTACAGGCATGTGTTGTGCAGGATCGAGATATGAAGCTTCAGAAGAAGTTTACCGTCAGAGCAGCTTCTGATGAAAGACATATCGCGGTTCTTGCAGACATGACTTACGAAAAATGTTTTCAACTCCAAG AGATGAGCAGAAGAGTTGTGAATTTGGACTTTAAGGGATTTCAACGGAAGGGGATGAGATACGACTGGAAATCGAAGGTGGGAATATATCTGCCTGATCGAAGGTGTACTGTCGTTAGCTCGATTCTCTTTACACCGCTGAGACACGAATGCGGAATCGAAGCCCCCACGGTCAGGGCTATGGCCTGGTTTTCTGCTGCGGTGTCTTCCGGGATCCCTCTAGTTTTCCTGAACATCCAAACCGAACAAATCATCACTTCG GAGAACAAACCGGTgaaaggcaaggagttgactCACGGGAGacaacaaatcatcaataccaCAGTAAACATATTGCAAGGTATCCGACTCTGGTTTCTCCCTGGTGTGTCAGAGGTTTCGCTTGTACTAATCCCAGAACCTGGAGAAACCCGATTCGGAATGGACATGAAACGAACCGAAGAG GGATTCATCTGCCTTTCCTCTGTAACAAATGGGACAGCAGCGGAACGAGCAGGCATGCAACACTTACTCGAACAAGCAAACAGAACAAATCACTTGCTCGTGATTTCAAGGTTACAAGGGAAGAGTTTGATGCCTTCAACAGTTGATTTGGAGGGCTATATACACTGTTGTGACAATGCCGAAATCAAGCAAACAATAGTTTTGGCAATGGAAAACGCCGAAACCATTCAGCTTCATCTTATGTCGTGGCCTAATCAGACCCCAAGGGAACTTGGTGCTGCAACTCTTCGGCCTCCTAACTAG
- the LOC142545138 gene encoding uncharacterized protein LOC142545138 produces MLDKSKFFFLGAALFSGVSGTLYPVVMLKTLQQVMLNEISCFKMAGSIMRSEGFRGFYRGFGTSIMGTIPARALYMGALEVTKSNVGYIASGQLGFSEAGASAIANAAAGLTAAMAAQLVWTPVDVVSQRLMVQGGGCNTSPCMAGLKKYSSGIDAFSKIIHMDGPRGLYRGFGISILTYAPSNAAWWASYSIAHRMIWGGVSCYFCKKDENENGGSGYRPDGKTVLAVQGLSAAMASGVSALVTMPLDTIKTRLQVLDSEESVRGRSPTILQTVKNLVREGGLGACYRGLGPRWASMSMSAMTMITTYEFLKRLSTKTQENFA; encoded by the coding sequence ATGCTTGATAAATCCAAGTTTTTCTTCCTTGGGGCTGCTCTATTTTCGGGTGTTTCAGGCACTCTTTATCCTGTCGTTATGTTGAAAACGCTGCAGCAAGTGATGTTGAATGAGATATCTTGTTTCAAAATGGCGGGTTCCATCATGAGGAGCGAGGGTTTCAGGGGATTTTATCGGGGTTTTGGGACTTCCATAATGGGAACTATCCCTGCGCGAGCGCTGTATATGGGTGCGCTTGAAGTGACTAAGAGTAATGTTGGGTACATAGCAAGTGGTCAGTTAGGATTTTCTGAGGCCGGGGCCTCGGCTATTGCTAATGCTGCTGCTGGCCTAACAGCTGCAATGGCTGCACAATTAGTTTGGACACCAGTTGATGTTGTGAGCCAGAGACTGATGGTTCAAGGCGGTGGTTGTAACACAAGCCCCTGCATGGCGGGCTTGAAAAAATACAGCAGTGGGATCGATGCGTTTAGTAAGATCATTCATATGGATGGACCAAGGGGGTTATATAGGGGATTTGGGATATCTATATTGACTTATGCACCCTCCAATGCAGCATGGTGGGCTTCTTACTCTATAGCACATAGGATGATTTGGGGTGGTGTCAGTTGTTATTTCTGTAAGAAAGACGAGAATGAAAATGGTGGCAGTGGTTATAGGCCGGATGGAAAAACTGTACTGGCAGTTCAGGGCCTGAGTGCTGCAATGGCAAGTGGAGTATCGGCGTTGGTGACAATGCCACTCGATACAATCAAGACTCGGTTGCAGGTTTTGGATAGCGAAGAAAGCGTGCGTGGTAGGTCACCAACAATTTTACAAACCGTGAAGAACTTAGTGAGGGAAGGTGGATTAGGTGCTTGTTACAGAGGGTTGGGACCTAGATGGGCCTCTATGTCAATGTCTGCCATGACCATGATCACGACCTATGAGTTTCTTAAGCGGCTTTCAACCAAAACTCAAGAGAACTTCGCTTAG